Genomic window (Arachis hypogaea cultivar Tifrunner chromosome 13, arahy.Tifrunner.gnm2.J5K5, whole genome shotgun sequence):
gtaagaaaaaaactaaaattattcaGAGTGTATtatgaatttaattataaaaaaaagtaagtGACATTTTAGAACATGTAAAAAATGAACCTATTAAATATTATCATGTAAAAAGTGCCAAGAAATataaaacaagaaaaggaaataaaatagaaaagtacaaagtttttttttaataaaaaaaaacccaagaattttagttatataaaataaatttattttaaattgtgtaattttttgttgaataacaataaaaaaatacaaaaatttagtttcataacacaaaaaattattttaaatagtgcaaatacttttttatatctttttttttctcttttatatgtTTTATTATTGACATAAAACAATTTATGTGTCTTCATATATTTCtcttaaaaatagtaaattttattcaaataaattagtttttaagttaaattatataaagatataataaaaaataacataataaaatacataaatttatttgaaaattataaaaatattttaaattttacaaatttaaaaaaggaggtaaaaacagagaaagagaaaaagactaGAGAAAgaggatgaaaaaaaaaaagaaaaaagatacttACGTATATGTGCATATAACTAACACGATTcgattaaaatttgattattacaaaaataaatttttcatctaatattttttgtaggttttgtttattaatctttttaaataaaaataaaaaataataatgaatccaCTATATATAGTAATATGAAaggcaattaataaaataaaacacgagtattgtatggaattgtTATGAGAACACCTAAAAGAAAATTAAgggttttaatatattttttaattgtctttttaatatttaataagttaagtttcaatatatatttaaaaaaaaaacaaaacgataagaaatttaaagtttttaatttaaaaattaaaagaataattaaaataagttaaattttttaataactttcAATTGATAAAAGCAATTCAATTATTATTGCAGATAAAAGATAACATTTATTATGAAATTAAGATGGATaaatagataattattttttaatactgATGTATGTCCAAAAGgaatagataattttttaattagtgtTCTAATATGTTATAATGACCCCAACAGAATACATAAGGTAAAAAACTGAAATGAGCCAAGGGTAGCTCATATTTACCCAAATCCGCCAAATTAAATTTTGCTACACCAATCCACcaaatcaaatttttatgtaattcgaatcgaAAGGATTCGAAATAGCTTTGCAAGTAATTCGAGTTGATTGAATTCGAATTACTCCCTATCACTCTTACcacgtaattcgaatcaagttgtaCCGAATTATGCATGGAAAATTGTCACGTAATTCAAATCAATAAGAATCGATTATACAAATATAAATCGAACTATGTTAATTCGAATTAGTATGAAATGGTGATGAATTGCATATTTCGAGACATATAGATTCGAATTACTAATACATGGTAATTCGAATGGAATttattcgaattatatatatatggtgcaaatgaagttgattcgaattagtatgGAGCGGAGCTCTATATATATGCTGTGAACTCATGTTGCAACCAACAAAGAGgtgagatggctagtgaggatagTTTTTTAGTGCTAGTACAccacagaggatcgattaagagaaaaactcggtctggcgtgaagttcactgataaggataTTCTATGTATTATCGTGAGCCCAACGACCAGCTACGATGCTCTCGTTAGCTCCGTGCTGGTGAAGCTTGGTCTGGAAGGAGTGAaaagggttaagaagtttttctatcgcattccaatcacggtgctccatgatacggtgaagtatgattgtttcacgatcgggagtgatgaggacttgcaggtcatgtttaTTTCTCGTAGGCAGTTTCCCGAGGTCAGGACACCAGAGCTGTTGGTAAAGTTGGTTGACGTCGTATCCAGCTCGGGTGGGTCGAACCGGAATGCCAACACTATAGCCGCGGTGGCCGGTTCGAGCTCGAGACCTGTGGTTGCTTCATCCTCCGTCCCAGTGTATGAGCCAGCGATCCAACTTGCCGCCTCCCCATCATTTGCTGTTGATCTCAGCGGCAACGTTGGAGACGAGGTTGGACATGGGGAACATCTTCCGACCGAAGTACAGTGTCCTACACCGGCTGGTGTTGGAGAGGGATTGTTTGATGATCCAGATGACGATgatgtcgagccggatatgatcgCTGATGAAAGCGGCGATGATGTTGGAGTGAGTGATCCGATAAGGGCTACTGGTGGATCaagttctggcacacagcagtacccaccccatttttcatctttggacctggatgccatgaggcaggacGAATATCCTGGCCAGCTTGctggatttggcgctagagatACGGAAGGGTCTACCGGTATGatagagttccaggttggtcaacAATTTaaggataaagatgaggcgctGTTGAGTGTGAAGACGTACAGCATCCGctgaggggtacagtacaaggtagttGAGTCTGACTATCGCAGGTACGTGggaaagtgttctgagtttgggaatgggtgcacatggttgattcggttGAGTCTCCGGCAACGCAAGGGCATTTGGAAAGTCAAGCGGTACAACGGACCGCATACCTGTCTCGCCAATTCCATCTCCAGCGACCATAGGAGTTTGGACTACCATGTGATAGCGacattcattatgccaatggttagggctgacgcATCCATCAACATCAAGGTGCTTCTAAATGCCACGGCTGAACACTTTGGCTTCAGGCCTACATATAGGAGGGTGTAGATGGCGAAGGAGAAGGCGGTTGCAATCATCTATGGGGactgggatgagtcgtacaacgagctccctcggtgggtgttaggagttcagttgacgatgcctggtactgtAGCAGTCATCAGGACTTGCCCTGTTCGAGTTGGGGGACAGGTGGACGAGTCCCAGGCTTATTTTCATAGGATGTTCTGGACTTTTCCCCTTGTATCGAGACATTTCGTCACTGCAAGCCATTGGTGAGTATCGACGGCACCCATCTATATGGCAAGTATGGTAGAACGTTGCTTGtggcgattgcacaggacgggaattCCAACATACTCCCTGTGGCATTCGCACTAgttgagggtgagaatgctgagtcatGGTCCTTCTTTCTCTCCTACCTCCGTCAGCACGTGACACCTCAGCCAGGTCTGTTAgttatttcagataggcataacgACATCAAGGCAGCACTCGAGGCACCCGATGGGGGATGGCTACCTCCGGCTGCATACCGagcattctgcattcgacacgttGCAGCAAATTTCGCCctcaccttcaagggcaaagatgcCCGGAGGCTTCTTGTGAACGCTGCATATGCGAAGACCGAGGTGGAGTTTGACTACTGGTTTGACATTCTGCGGTCTGAGAATCCGGCAATGTGTGACTGGGCGAACCGGATTGAGTACTCGTTGTGGACACAGTACTATGATGAGGGTCGGAGATTTGGGCACATGACGACCAACATATCTGAGTGTGTGAATTCAATCCTGAAGGGGGTAAGGAACCTCCCTGTGTGCTCGCTGGTGAAGGCCACATACGGAAGGCTTGCGGAACTATTTGTCCGTAAGGGGAGGGAGGCCCAGGCTCAGATGGGTaccggacaacaattcagtcaataCCTGGTAAAGTGTATCGAGGCAAACCTGAAGACGGCCAGGTGCTTCAAGGTGACTGTTTATGACAGGGATAACTCGGAGTACACCGTGGCTGAAACGACTCCGACAGGTCCCTTCTCACTTGGTACCTACAGGGTCTCACTAGGGTCTCAGACTTGTGATTGTGGATACTTCCAAGCACTTCATTTGCCGTGTCCTCACGCACTTGCATGCTGTGCTTATTCACGTCTAACTTGGCAGCCTTACGTCCACGAAGTATATCGCCTGAGTTCTGTTTTCGGTGTCTATCAGATGGGATTCACACCTCTCATTccggagggtttctggccaccataTGTCGGGCCCACCGTTATACCTGATCCGAACATGAGGCGTGCGAGGGAGGGTCGGCCGAGGTCTACTCGCATACGCACCAACATGGATGATGCAGATCCAAACCGACCAAAGAGGTGTGGCCTCTGCAGGCAACCTGGACACACTCGTCATAGTTGTCCGCAGGCCGGATGACCCACAGGCACAGGGGGGAATGAATAGGAACGTTGGTTTCTCTGTTTTTAATTGTATTAACTTCAGCACGTGTATTTTATTTAACTTAGCAACCAATGTTCTAGGTGAAACTAAGTTCTGTTTTATAATTCATGAAAGTTGTATTTCGTACCAAATATGTTTGTTGAATGTCTTTATAATTATGGAGTTAAGTTACATAACCAAAGTACACCTTCTAACTAGGTGTCTGATAAAACACTGAATAACATCAAAGTAACTGCTGGATGCACAAAAACATAAAGTAGCTCATACATAACACCGATAACCAACTaagaagaaacaaaataaaaacatgacTACAAGAAATACATGACGATCCCCGAATCATCTAAGGAGGTGAGAACCCGTGAAACAACGGCGTGGAACCCGTGTCCTATGACCTCTCCGAATCATCGGCTCCTCATCCTCAATCGAGTCGTGGTCATCATCCTCAGCATCCTCTGTCGGTGTCCTGGGCGAGACATGTACCGGTCTGGATGATGATGGGCCGGCAACTGAATGTGACCCTAGAGTATGTGCGGATGCTGGCGTCCCACCCAGTGCAAAAGTCTGCACAGGAGGCACCGTGGCAAGCTCGTTCAGATCTACATCTAACGGTGCCTGTGTCGCCGTCGGCTGAGCCCGTCCTCGTGCAGCATCATCCTCCTGCATGATGGTTTGGATATCCTCAAGGAAATGCGGTCCTCCGAACTCTGCCACAATCCCGTCACTACCAAGGAAGTCTGGAAACATGGAGTCCGAACTCACCCATGGAGTACTGTTCTGAAGTGTCTGATCGTCACCGGGAACACCGACGAAATAATCTCCAAGCCCAGCGTCAGTGTGAGTAGAGGGATCTCCCATACCTGATCCATACCACTCACCATCATGCCCCCCTGATGGGGCCTTTCAACCCCAACTGCCTCACCTCCTCCAGCTGCAACCCTCCCAGCCTGATGTGCATCATCTCTAGCATCAGCCCCCCTCCTCCTGCCTCCACGCCCACGTCGTCTCCCGCGACCCCTACCTGCGTCCTCAACCTCCTCCATAGCATGATCGAGCCAGGCATGCTCACGCTGGCTACGACGTGTCCCGACTCGAGCTCTCCTCTCTACACGACGTCTATCAGGAACATCGTGGACTCGGTCCATCTCAAGAACTCGGCCTGCACCCCCTCTGAGTCGCCTCCTCCGGAATAGGAATACCTCGTGGATCCCCCAAGTACATCTCTTGCGACAGGAATCTCTTCCCATGCTGATGCCACCATGCCAAGAAATCATGCGAGGGACCAGGGTCGGCCACAATGTCGAACTGTAAAATGTGCTCCGCACGATGCTGCCAGTGAAGA
Coding sequences:
- the LOC112732858 gene encoding uncharacterized protein, which codes for MPGTVAVIRTCPVRVGGQDGNSNILPVAFALVEGENAESWSFFLSYLRQHVTPQPGLLVISDRHNDIKAALEAPDGGWLPPAAYRAFCIRHVAANFALTFKGKDARRLLVNAAYAKTEVEFDYWFDILRSENPAMCDWANRIEYSLWTQYYDEGRRFGHMTTNISECVNSILKGVRNLPVCSLVKATYGRLAELFVRKGREAQAQMGTGQQFSQYLVKCIEANLKTARCFKVTVYDRDNSEYTVAETTPTGPFSLGTYRVSLGSQTCDCGYFQALHLPCPHALACCAYSRLTWQPYVHEVYRLSSVFGVYQMGFTPLIPEGFWPPYVGPTVIPDPNMRRAREGRPRSTRIRTNMDDADPNRPKRCGLCRQPGHTRHSCPQAG